The Listeria welshimeri serovar 6b str. SLCC5334 genome has a window encoding:
- a CDS encoding TfoX/Sxy family protein has product MANLSELPNIGKVLEQDLIKAGIKTPDELKNVGSKEAFLRIWENDSSVCLSELCALEGAVQGIRWHDLDEMKKNELKKFHQSL; this is encoded by the coding sequence ATGGCGAACCTTAGCGAATTACCAAACATTGGCAAAGTACTAGAGCAGGACTTAATCAAAGCGGGAATCAAAACTCCCGATGAGCTAAAAAATGTTGGAAGCAAAGAAGCCTTTTTACGTATTTGGGAAAATGATTCAAGCGTTTGTCTAAGTGAATTATGTGCGCTTGAAGGTGCTGTGCAGGGTATCAGATGGCATGATTTAGACGAAATGAAGAAAAATGAACTCAAAAAGTTTCATCAATCCTTATAA
- a CDS encoding pyridoxamine 5'-phosphate oxidase family protein, which yields MKNELEDKILAILDDHQVGVLTSVQGDFPHARYMTFFHEGLTLYTPSGKELPKTEEVRKNPHVSVLLGYEGPGSAFLEITGLASLEEDESVKESIWENISKEWFKGEDSPSFVVIKIVPEQIRILNSGDDGPDTLDLIG from the coding sequence ATGAAAAATGAACTAGAAGATAAAATTCTTGCCATTTTAGACGATCATCAAGTAGGTGTATTAACTTCTGTACAAGGAGATTTTCCACATGCTAGATATATGACATTTTTCCATGAAGGTTTGACTCTTTATACGCCATCAGGGAAAGAGTTACCAAAAACGGAAGAAGTGCGCAAAAATCCTCATGTAAGTGTATTACTCGGATATGAAGGGCCTGGTTCGGCATTTCTAGAAATTACAGGTCTAGCTTCTTTGGAAGAAGATGAATCAGTCAAAGAAAGTATCTGGGAGAATATTTCTAAAGAATGGTTCAAAGGCGAAGATTCACCGTCTTTTGTTGTTATAAAAATTGTTCCCGAACAAATTAGAATTTTAAATTCAGGTGATGATGGTCCGGATACACTTGATTTAATTGGTTAA
- a CDS encoding anthranilate synthase component II, with amino-acid sequence MILLIDHNDSFTYNLYQYFLELQEDVHVVSATDLTLEKLHQLAPEMVVLSPGPGSPEDFPLSLAILSEINVPILGICLGHQMIGHFFGAKVVRADIPVHGKTSIISHDGSGLFAGLNPKFQVTRYHSLVIAPDSVPADLRVTAMTENGVLMALEHLNKAIYSVQFHPEAILSENGHAILENFVRLGRNAK; translated from the coding sequence GTGATTTTATTAATTGATCATAATGATTCGTTTACATATAATTTATATCAATATTTTTTAGAACTTCAAGAAGATGTACATGTAGTCTCTGCTACAGATTTAACCCTTGAAAAACTACACCAACTTGCTCCTGAAATGGTTGTTCTTTCGCCTGGTCCTGGCTCCCCAGAAGATTTTCCTTTGAGTTTAGCGATTTTGAGTGAAATTAATGTTCCTATACTCGGGATTTGCCTTGGCCATCAAATGATTGGGCATTTTTTTGGTGCAAAAGTAGTTAGAGCGGACATCCCTGTTCACGGAAAAACTAGTATAATCTCGCATGATGGTTCAGGTTTGTTTGCTGGTCTTAATCCTAAATTCCAAGTAACCCGCTATCATTCTTTAGTGATAGCTCCTGATTCCGTTCCGGCCGATTTAAGAGTAACTGCTATGACTGAAAATGGTGTTTTGATGGCACTAGAGCATTTGAATAAAGCAATATACAGTGTCCAATTTCATCCAGAAGCAATTCTTTCTGAAAACGGTCACGCTATTTTAGAAAATTTTGTACGACTGGGGAGGAATGCCAAATGA
- the serS gene encoding serine--tRNA ligase, giving the protein MLDVKLLRNNFEEVKQKLQNRGEDLGEFEKFGELDKRRRTLIVETEALKSQRNEVSQEIAKLKREKQDADAKIEEMRVVGDRIKTLDIELREIDEKLDMILMSIPNIPHESTPVGESEDDNVEIRKWGEVRTFDFEPKAHWDLGTDLDILDFENAAKVTGSRFVFYKKLGARLERALINFMMDLHSNEHGYEEMLPPYMVNRASMTGTGQLPKFEEDAFLIEAEDYFLIPTAEVPVTNYHREDILKAEDLPRKYTAFSACFRSEAGSAGRDTRGLIRQHQFNKVELVQFVKPEDSYEALEKLTSNAEEVLRRLELPYRVLSMCTADLGFTAAKKYDLEVWIPSYDSYREISSCSNFESFQARRANIRFRREPGSKPEYVHTLNGSGLALGRTVAAILENYQDADGSVRIPKVLQGYMGGIEKIELPK; this is encoded by the coding sequence ATGTTAGATGTAAAATTGTTACGTAATAATTTTGAAGAAGTGAAACAGAAATTACAAAACCGCGGAGAAGATCTTGGTGAATTCGAGAAATTTGGTGAGTTAGACAAACGCCGCCGCACATTGATTGTGGAAACCGAAGCGCTTAAAAGTCAGCGTAATGAAGTATCTCAAGAAATTGCTAAATTAAAACGCGAAAAACAAGATGCAGATGCAAAGATTGAAGAAATGCGTGTTGTTGGAGACCGTATTAAAACTTTAGACATCGAACTAAGAGAAATTGATGAAAAATTAGATATGATTTTAATGTCGATTCCAAACATTCCACATGAATCTACCCCAGTTGGTGAATCGGAGGACGATAACGTAGAAATCCGTAAATGGGGCGAAGTTCGCACATTCGATTTTGAACCAAAAGCACATTGGGATTTAGGCACAGATTTGGATATTCTTGATTTTGAAAATGCTGCGAAAGTAACTGGTAGCCGCTTTGTTTTTTATAAAAAATTAGGTGCAAGACTTGAACGGGCGCTAATTAATTTTATGATGGACTTGCATTCGAACGAGCATGGCTATGAAGAAATGTTACCACCATACATGGTTAATCGTGCAAGTATGACAGGTACTGGTCAATTGCCAAAATTTGAAGAAGATGCTTTCCTAATTGAAGCGGAAGATTATTTCCTTATTCCAACAGCGGAAGTTCCAGTTACAAACTATCACCGCGAAGACATTTTAAAAGCAGAAGATTTACCAAGAAAATATACAGCATTTAGTGCATGTTTCCGTTCTGAAGCGGGATCTGCTGGTCGTGATACGCGTGGATTAATTCGCCAACATCAATTTAATAAAGTAGAATTAGTGCAATTTGTTAAACCAGAAGATTCTTACGAGGCGCTTGAAAAATTAACTAGTAACGCAGAAGAAGTATTACGTCGACTAGAATTACCATACCGCGTATTAAGTATGTGTACTGCCGACTTAGGCTTCACAGCTGCTAAAAAATATGATTTAGAAGTTTGGATTCCAAGTTATGATTCTTACCGTGAGATTTCTTCTTGCAGTAACTTTGAAAGCTTCCAAGCAAGACGCGCCAATATACGTTTCCGCCGTGAACCAGGAAGTAAACCAGAATATGTGCACACACTGAATGGTTCTGGCTTAGCGCTAGGTCGTACAGTAGCTGCTATTTTGGAAAACTACCAAGATGCTGACGGTTCTGTACGTATCCCGAAAGTATTACAAGGTTATATGGGCGGTATCGAGAAAATAGAACTACCAAAATAA